From Hypanus sabinus isolate sHypSab1 chromosome 9, sHypSab1.hap1, whole genome shotgun sequence:
AATCTGCTctcccattcaatcatagctgccATTTAAAGAATTCCATTCTGCTTGCTTGCCTTCTCGTTATAATCCTtaacacccttaccaatcaagaacctacaacctctgccttaaatataaccaatcaCATGACCTCAGTTCTCTGTGGCAattatttccacagattcaccactgtctgtcggaagaaattcctcctcatctcgatTCTGAAGGGTTTCTTAGGATCCCTTGGCTCCTAGAGTCTCCAAccaatggaaacatcctttccacttgtgactagtggtgtgccacagggatcagtgctgggtccattgttatttgtcgtctatatcaatgatctggatgataatgtggcaaattggatcagcaaatttgctgatgatacaaagaatggaggtgtagtgggcagtgaggaaggttttcaaagcttgcagaggaatctggaccagctggaaaaatgggctgacaaatggcagatggagtttaatgcggacaagtgtgagttattgcactttggaaggaaaaaccaaggtagaacatacaagggaaatggtagggcactgaggagtgcagtagaacagagggatctgggaatacagaaacaaaattccctaaaagtggcatcacaagtagatagggtactaaagagagcttttggtacattggcctttataaatcaaagtattgagtataagagttgcaatgttatggtgaggttgtataagacattggtgagaccgaatttggagtattgtgtagagttttggtcactgaattacaggaaggatattaataaggttgaaagagtgcagagaatgtttacaaggatgttgccgggacttgagaaactgagttacagagaaaggttgaatacgttaggactttattctctggagcatagaagaataaggggagatttgatagaggtgtataaaactatgatgggtatagatagagtgaatgcaagcaggctttttccactgaggctaggggagaaaaaaaacagaggacatgggttaagggtgaaaggggaaaagtttaacagaaacattgggggggggcttcttcacacagagagtggtgggagtgtggaatgagctgccagatggagtggtgaatgcaggttcacttttaacatttaggaaaaccttggacaggtacatggatgagaggtgtatggagggatatggtccaggggcaggtcagtgggactaggcagaaaaatggttcggtacAGCCAAGGAGGGCTagaaagcctgtttctgtgctgtaatgttctatggttctatccaggcctttcagtatccagAGGAatagggatttatccatccttgACTTCCCGATCAGGAGACCAGTCAGTGCCGATTGGAAaaaaaacatctccttcacacttacaattaacactggtgcacctcaaggatgtgtgcttagcccactactctactgcatctacacctatgactgtgtggctagacacagctcaaatggcatctcatgaggaaatctgcagatgcagaaaattcaaacaacacacacaaaatgctggtggaacacagcaggccaggcagcatctatagggagaagcactgtcgatgtttcggtcctgatgaagggtctcagcctgaaacgtcgacagtgcttctccttatagatgctgcctggcctgctgtgttccaccagcattttgtgtgtcgttTGAATGGCATCTATAACTTTGCCAAGGACACAACTAGACCTTAAGGCTATACAACACATGAGCAGAATTAGAacatttggcccattcagtctgctctgccattcaatcatggctggtccagttttcccctcctcagccccacttcccggcctcctccccgtaacctttgatgccgtgtccaatcaagaagccatcagtctctgccttaaatacacccaacgccctggcctccacaggtacatacggcaacaaattcaccaccctctggctaaagaaagtcctgagcaactctgttttaaatgaacacccctctatcctgaagctctgccctcttgtcctagactcccccaccatgggaaacatcccttccacacctactctgtttagccttttaacatttgaaaggtttcaatgagatccaccttcatgcttcaaaattccagtgagtacaggcccagagccatcaagcattcccagaatcatccttgtgaacctcttctggaccctctccaacaccagcacatctttcctaagataaggagcccagaactgttcacaaaactcgaggtgaggcctcaccagtgccttataaagcctcagcatcacatccctgctcttgcattctagacctcttgaatcgaatgctaacatggcatttgccttcctcaccactgactcaacttgcattAACTTTTAGTGTGTtttgcacaagtactcccaagtccctttgcatctcatattCCTCGATTTTCTGCCTATTTGGAAAATAGTCGGCACCTTTATTTCTAcaacaaaagtgcatgaccatgcattttccatcattgtatttcatttgccactttcttgcccattctcctaatctgtctaagtccttctgcagcctacgtgtttcctcaacaccacctgcccctccaccaatcttcgtatcatctgcaaacttggcaacaaaaccaacAATTCCATCaacaaaatcattgatatacatcataaaaagcagtcccaacattgacccctatggaacactactagtccgcagccaagcagaaaaggatccttttattcccactcgctgcctcttaccaatcagccaatgctctaactatgctagtaactttcctgtaataccatgagctcttaacttggtataTAGCCTCAcatgtagcaccttatcaaagaccttctaaaagtccaaatatacaacatccactgcacccctttatctatcctactggtaatctcttcaaagaattccaacaggttcatcagacaagattatcccttaaggaaaccatgctgactttgtcctatcttgtcccatGTCACCAAGTTCTCCATCACCTCacccttaacaactgactctaacatcctcccaaccactgaggtcaggctaactggtctacaatttcccaTCTGCTGTCATCCTCTTTTTTTAAAAGAGTGGAATGACTTTTttcaatcttccagtcttccagCACCAAGACAGAATCCAATGATCtttgaaagttcattactaatgcctccacaatctctaccgctacctctttcagaaccctgggatgcagttcatctggttcagTGCCTTaggtacccttaggtctttcagctttttgagcaccttctctcttgtaaaagtaactgcactcacttctcttccctcacaccttcaacatctgccacactgctagtgtcttcctcagtgaaaacagactcatgacacatgccagtgataataatcccAATTCTGAAATACtcgtttagttcatctgccatctccatgTCTGtcgttatttctcctgcctcaatttctagcagtcctatatctactctcatctctcttttatatatatatacttgaaAAGGGCTTTCctttccactttgatattgtttgctacctcactttcatattccatcctttccctcctaatgattctttcagtTGCTTTCTataaggtttttaaaagcttcccaatcctctgtcttaccactaattttgccctttcttttgcttttacattggctttgtCATCCCTAGTCAGCATGGTTGTACTAGTTTACCATtcgagtatttcttcatttttggaatacatctatactgtaccttcctcatttttccaagAAACtcaagtcattgctgctctgctgtcatccctggccaactcctctctcgtacCATTGTAATGACCTTACTCCAttaaaatactgctacatcagactttactttctccccatcAGATTTCAAGtagaactcaatcatgttgtgattgAGTTTATTATATGACACccaatccagtgtagctgatcccctcgtgggctcaatgacaaactgctctaaaaagccatctcgtagacattcaacaaactcactctcgagATCCATTCCCAACCCGATTTTCCCCATCGACCTGCATGCTTAAagctcccatgactatcataacattgcctttttgacatgccttttctatttcccattttaatctgtggtcactgttgggaggcctgtatataactccatcagggtccttttacccttgcagtttcttaactcaacccataaggaTTCAACATTTTTCTGATCCAACGTCACATCTTTTTACTTATttaatgccattctttaccagtagagccacaccacaccctctgcctaccttcctatccctctgatacaatatGTAACCTTGCATAGTCAGTTCCCAACTACAAACATCCTTCAACCAtggttcagtgatggccacacaTCATACCCaataatctgtaaaagtgcaacaagatcatccgaagaacacacacaaaatactggaggaactcagcaagtcagacagcatctatggagcacctacgctccgtccgtcacaacagacaggatctcccggttgccactcacttcaactctccctctcattctcattcggatatgtccatacatggcctcctctactgccatggtaAGGCCAAACTcacgttggaggaacaacatctcatatactgtcattgaattctccaacttccggtaattccctccctctcccttctccatcccACCTCtattctgtctcctcttctagctgcctatcacctctctcatgactctgccttcttctactacccatagtactttccccttagattccttcttcacccctcctgcctatcccctccctgcttcccctcccccaccccttgatctttcctctgattggttttccaccctctccccaccttctttataggggccgtgccccctccttctttagtcctgacgaagggtctcgacaaagggaattgagtacaagagcaaggagatcctcttgcatttgtacaggaccctggtgagaccacacctggagtattgtgtacagttttggtctccagggttaaggaaggacatcctggctatagaggaagtgcagcatagattcacgaggttaattcctgggacgtCTGGActatcttacgcagagaggttagagagactgggcttgtacacgctggaattaaggagattgagaggggatctgattgaaacatataagattattaagggattggacaagatagaggcaggaaatatgttccagatgctgggagagtcaagtaccagagggcatggtttgagaataaggggtaggtcatttaggacagatttaaggaaaaacttcttctctcagagagttgtgggagtctggaatgcactgcctcggaaggcagtgaaggccaattctctggatgctttcaagaaggagctagataggtatcttatggataggggaatcaagggatatggagacaaggcaggaaccaggtattgatagtagttgatcagccatgatctcaaaatggcggtgcaggctcgaagggccgaatggtctatttctgcacctattgtctattgacccgaaacgttgactgcttcttccaacggatgctgcccgacctgccgagttcatccagcttttttgtacgtcttgatttgacccacagcatctgcagtgcactttgtgttagcatctatggaaaagagttcagtcgacattttgggctgagacccttcaggaggactggaggaaaaagatgaaaagtagatttaaaaggtagggaaaggagaaagagaaagacaaggtgatgggtgaaaccgggagggggagggatgaagtaaatacctgggaggttgattggtgaaagagatgcagggctggagaagggggagtctgataagaggacagaagaaagaaaagggtgagAAGCACCCAAGGGAAGCaatgggcagacaaggagatgaggtgagagagggaagaggggatggggaatggtgaaggagagggcgggaggcattactggaagttcttACTTgtgacaagatcatccaccttatttcttgtactccatgcatggagatataacactgagtgctgtatttgctaccctttttgattgatactcaccctgttggGTGCaactttgtcctatcatctgcctgcccttcctgacaatttGACTACATGCTATTTTTGCTCTTTTACCATTCATCCTATACCaacccttcactccagttcccaccaccctgccaaattagtttaaaccctccccaacagttccaacaaacctgcccatgagaatattggttcaagtgcaacctgtcccttttgtacaggtcatacctcccctaaAAGTGATCCgaatgatccaggaacctgaagccctgccccctgcaccagcttctcagtcaGGCATTTATTTGCCAAAtcgtcctgtttctaccctcactggtgcatggcacaggcaatGATCCAGAAATGACTACCCCAGACATCCTGATTCTCAGCTttcattggcagaatttcagaacgTGGTGAGAGGGCATACAtgagcaagatatatcagctagacgagtggtgccacaacaatctggcactcaacatcagttagaccaaggaattgattgtggacttcaggaaggggaaatcgagggaacacatcagtcctcagtgagagatcagcagtggaaagggcgagcagtttaagttcctgggtatcaacgtCTCTGaatatctatcctgggcccaacatatcaatgcaattaTTATACTTCatctggagtttgaggagacttggcatgtcaccaaagactcacaaatttctacagatgtactgtggcaGGCATCCTAACcggttgtatcactgtctgatatggataggtcactgcacaggatcggaaaaataaactgcagtaagttgtaaactcagccagctccatcatttgCACTAGCCTTCTGGCATTGACGACACCATCTAaagctgatgcctcaaaaaggcagcaccaTCATTAATGACCCTCATCAActaggacttgccctcttctcattgtgaccatcaagggggtggtacaggaacctgaagacactaTAGCAGTGATGGGACCCGGTACTCCAGGCAGGCTAACTGGATGATCCTCATGTAGCCCGGGACACACCCAGCTAGGATATCCTGACATCCACaatccaggccttgctctcttctcactgctgccatgatgaaggaggtacaggagcctcatgacccacaccaccaggttcaggagcagttattacccccagCCATCAGCcttttgaaccagaagggataacttcacttgccccgtcactgagctgttcccacaacccatggactcatttataaggactcttcatctcatgttcttgatatttattgtttatttatctgtctttcttttttgtgttttcagtttgctgtctttttgacactttggttgtttgttctGTTGAGTGTGGAATTTCGTTGATTCTATCGTGTTTCCTATGAATGCCCGCGAGAAAgtgaatctcggggtagtatctggtgacatatatgtacttcgataataaatttactttgacccaATGCCCTTCATCACTGGCCATGTTGCTGGATTTCACCATGGACCACAGAATGGAGGCCTGACCTCCAACTTGTCCACATCGTGGTCCCTAAGCCCTAATCTCCGGGTGGATGGACTCTTGGATAGGGAGGGCggggtgagaggggaggggaggagcacaGTGAACAGTGTGCATGGGAAACCTTTCCATTTTGTGCCAGTGGCTGTAACTTTGCAGTCCCTTCTCAGCCTTCGACCCCACTCATGTTCCAGGCATGCTGCCAACTTCCATCTGACGCCTCTGATCCATGATGCAGAATGctggcatagcagttagcgtaatgcaTTACAGCGCCAGAGACCCGAGCTCGATTCCGGCCGCTAACTGTGAGGAGTTtgtgccttctccccgtgaccatgtggaagTCCCCCgtcagctccagttccctcccacttcccaaagGCGTACAGGTTAATGTTATCAAGCAGTGGCTGCACTTGCACGCACTGTGTGGTTCTTTAcgcaaatgatgcacttcactgtaagtttcgatgtacacgtgacaaataaagctgatctgaTCTTATCTTCGCTGGACAGGTGAAGGGGTCTCCCAGCTGACAGGGAACACCACGACAACAGAATCCTGGCAGAGCCCAATACAGCTCACAGCATTCCCGCCTTCCAGGGGGGCAGGAAGAGGCCCAGTATTCCCAGCAAGCAAATGATGATAAATATCCAAAGGAAGATCCTGTCAATCACCATGGCAACATACTTCCAATCTTCCTTTATCTGCAACAGAGAGCAAGAAGTTCCCAGGTTACTAGGGCAACCATGTATGAGCACTGGAAGTCAGTTCCTGGCCTCTGATTAACCAACCACCAGAGCAGGAGGTAACCTGTTTAAGTAATTCACTAACCATAATGTACCTATCGCACaagttgacagggtggttaaggTGGTGAGTGGCACTAGtcaagggactgagttcaagagccacagggTAATTTTGCAGCTCTTTAAAACCCTGGTTAAACTACAGagttttgtgttcagttctggtcgcctcattacaggaaggatgtggaagctttaaagagggtgcagaggagatttaccaggatgctgtgtgaattagagggcatgtcttatgaggaaaggttgagcgagctaggacttttctctctggagtgaagagGGTAAGAAGTAatctggtagaggtgtacaagatgataagaggcataaatcgaATAGAcggtcagagacttttccccagggtggaaatggctaatacatggggacataattttaaagtgattgaagggaagtacgcgggatatcagaggtaagtttttcacacagagagaggtgggtgcgtggaacaccctgccggtagaggcagattcattacaggcatttaagagactcttagctaAGCACATGGATAGAAAAATGAGGCtaggtaggagggaagggttagattgatcatgaagTAGGTGAGAAGgatggcacagcattgtgggctgaagggcctgtactgtgctgtagtgttctgtgttaaCTCAACGTAAGCAAAGACGGACAACCAATGAGCAAAGGATGACAAAGTGTGGAAATAAAGCCCATACTGAGGACACGAGTTGTGGGCAGTCCCTTACACTATCTCTGCTGTTTGTATCGGTGTCACTACTCACCGAGGAATCGGCGTCCTCTGCACGGAGGTGGTCAGCGATGTAGTGGACACCTTCCACCGCTCTCTCTATCGCAGGCTCCAGCATCACACTCCTGGGACTCCCTCCACCTGCACGTCGTCTCCCGCCCGAGCCTCTGCCCCGCTCTTTGTAGGCAGGCTTGCATCTCGATGGGGGTGAGGTGGTCTGGGCGTGGTCTTCCCCTTCATAGCTTGGAGGGTTAGCTATGGACCTGGACAGGCCATTAGCTTGGGGACAATCCTCAAGCAGGTCGCTGTACTGGCGTCCAGTGCTGGTCAATGGGTTACTCTCCGGCCCAGAGGGGTGATGAAAACCCACTGGCGTCCCATCGGGCTGCTCACTTACCTGGCGGGGCGCGCGGCCAACCTTTGCCAGGTCGCCCATCAGCACAGCGCACTGAACAGCTGGCACCTTGCAAAGTACCCCACACTGCAGCTGAGCGGCCTGCGCCGAGGCCAAGGACGGCCGGTCAGATTCCCAGTCGAGGTGCCTCCGGCCGGCTTCAGCCGAGTGACCCTCGGCCGCGTGGGAGAGTCTGAGCAGTTCCCTGCAACTCCGGCTCGCCAGCGGCGGCCTCTCCATGAACAGGAGGCGAGGGATGAGACGGAGGAAGGACCTCCGCACCCAGCCGGGCATGGTGTGTGTGCGGGGCGAGCGGTGGTGCACGTTCAGTACGAACACCGTGATGATAATAGAGAGCGTGACGAAGATCATGGTGAAGAGGAGGTACTCCCCGATGAGGGGGATGACGAGCGAGGTGGAGGGGATGATCTCCGTGATGAGCAGCAGGAAGACGGTGAGTGAGAGCAGGACGGAGATGCAGAGGGTGATCTTCTCCCCGCAGTCTGACGGCAGGTAGAAGACCAGCACAGTCAGAAACGATATCAGCAGACAGGGCACGATGAGGTTGATGGTGTAGAAGAGAGGGAGCCGTCTGATGATGAAAGAGTAGGTAATATCGGAGTACACTTCAGCACAGCACTCATACTTCTTGATGTTGTAGTTCCCGACGGCACTGACGATggcccactctccactttcccagTAGTCCTGCTGGTCCACGTGCCTGTGCATGCTTATCAGATCAATCTTGGCTTTGTCAaacgtccacgatccaaacttcaTGGTGCAGTTCTGCTGGTCGAACGGGAAGAAGGTGACGTCGATGTGGCAGGAGCTCTTGTAGATGGCCGGAGGGACCCACCGAATCCTGCCGGTGTGGAAGAGCTGGGCTTTGGTCAGGCGAGTGACCGCAAAGTCCCCGTCGGCACTGCGGGAGGAAAACCCCACAGCATTAGCAAAGGCGAACACAAAAACCGTATCTCCACCCTCCAGGCCAGGCCACCTGCTCACAGATACAacaagcctcaagtcccacaccatcaggctcctgaaccacagcACCGAGCTGATTCCATAACCTGCAGACCCACTCTCAAGGACTATAGAGCCCGCGCTTATGGCAGAACGAAGGCAGTGATTCAGCGCTACAGGCCACTCCTTGAATCAACACGCACAATCGTAATCAGTACAGCAGCACCGTGACCTCTCCGATCACAGGGCACCACCATGGactttgttttcctttctgttctaattgtgttctttctgagGAAAAACATTGTGTATGATCTGTCCTCTGGTCTATGCATGCAAACTAATCCTATGTATTGACCATCAACACTCATAGGTCACTTTATCCATAACCTCccattcctaataaagtggccactgcgtgtacactcatggtctgctgctgctgtagcccgtccacttcgaGATTCGACAcgttctgcattcagagatgctcttctgcacaccactgttgtaacacgcagttatctgagttactgtcagtttgagccagtctcctctgacctctctcattaacaaggtattttctgCCTCTGAACTGCTgcacattggatttttttttgttttttgcactgttctctgtaaaccctGGAGACCGTCGTCTGCTAATGTCCCAGGAGactagcagtttctgagatactcaaatcaccctgtctggcaccaacaattatttgtTATGTACTCCTGGGGGtcattttttctgtggactgtcactttaagatgtcgggagaatgagactgacttttgctCTATTGGATTTCTACTGACTACAGTGTGTTTGGACTTACGCAAGGACTCTGCCTGCTTCTGAGTTGCTATGGcagagaggtggagttatttgatggacaattgatgttatggtttctctgcagcttgtttcggATATACAAGGACACACAGACACTCGCAGTCAGACTCAAGATGGATTCGGTCAATGGACGACACCAGTGAGTCagtcgctggtttaaactttcaggagcccaaaaggggtgagttgagatcaatccagagtattgataaatgactctctcAAGTTTTCTGCAACTAGAACAAGATTGCaggaagagaagagaggagaggaaggtttggaacagaagaaacctagtgacaaagagatcactatCTGGACTCTCTCTCGAAGTagcctgtgagggtgagtttgtttccatttaGCTACGGAAATTtgattgtcacttagttaatccacaggagtgggttctccgGTGAGGGGAACACCTTTGTGAATACTATATGTGTGTTATTACATGTGTAATACTAcaccctttgtctgggtgtggtagttcactgaagaaaggcacccctgtggcaaatcactgttaaagttatttcgtatgtcgtggaactggataagtggctatcacgttgtgtgtgagtggggtaaccttgtggaatctaccggtgtgtcgACCCTCGACTGGGTGGTGATTCCCCTGAAGAGGGTCCCCTTTGTGATGAGCTACTGTCGGTGATAATCCCTACGTGGGttttgtttgagtatcctgtggccaccactttgagatGTCCCATAGCTGAATTcaggtgtggtgacacttgtgttgaaagggtaTTCGTTGACGATCAATATCGGTGATacttcgtgtgtggagtggaacaacttcaaagataaaacctactgctattgttatttaGTACTGCtgtcgtggaatctgtggaatatcaaTGTAATTGCCTCTTCACAACATTCGCCTTTGggttacaaatctctctctctctcctcgattctactcaactcaatatcacaaactgaactgatttcattcctataccatcataagactgtatcatttaccacctgagcttgaatgagTTTGGGAAACATATATATGCTTATATATGCCTAACACTATTAATCCTCAGTTTGTCTGGTTTGAAGTTTACTATTATTGGTAGatactaataaaatagagttttgTTAATAACAAAACCAgcctccaggtgtgttccatttctgctggttcttttaacccatTAGGGGTACGTAACATTGTAAACCAAATCAGACAAACCGAGGATTTGAGAGATTTGTAACCCAAAGGCGAATGTTGTGAAGAGGCAATTACatcgatattccacagattccacgacaGCAGTACtaaataacaatagcagtaggttttatctttGAAATTGTTCCACTCCACGCACGAAGTAT
This genomic window contains:
- the LOC132400006 gene encoding neuronal acetylcholine receptor subunit alpha-4-like isoform X1 — its product is MMTTNVWVKQEWNDFKLRWDPLEYENVTSIRVPSELLWRPDIILYNNADGDFAVTRLTKAQLFHTGRIRWVPPAIYKSSCHIDVTFFPFDQQNCTMKFGSWTFDKAKIDLISMHRHVDQQDYWESGEWAIVSAVGNYNIKKYECCAEVYSDITYSFIIRRLPLFYTINLIVPCLLISFLTVLVFYLPSDCGEKITLCISVLLSLTVFLLLITEIIPSTSLVIPLIGEYLLFTMIFVTLSIIITVFVLNVHHRSPRTHTMPGWVRRSFLRLIPRLLFMERPPLASRSCRELLRLSHAAEGHSAEAGRRHLDWESDRPSLASAQAAQLQCGVLCKVPAVQCAVLMGDLAKVGRAPRQVSEQPDGTPVGFHHPSGPESNPLTSTGRQYSDLLEDCPQANGLSRSIANPPSYEGEDHAQTTSPPSRCKPAYKERGRGSGGRRRAGGGSPRSVMLEPAIERAVEGVHYIADHLRAEDADSSIKEDWKYVAMVIDRIFLWIFIIICLLGILGLFLPPWKAGML
- the LOC132400006 gene encoding neuronal acetylcholine receptor subunit alpha-2-like isoform X2, whose amino-acid sequence is MEIPDRTETTWSRGSAPTLLLLFLTAPVCCKDGSHPQAEELLLKTLFTGYNKLSRPVANSSDTVFVHLGLSIANWWMWYVDEDEKNQMMTTNVWVKQEWNDFKLRWDPLEYENVTSIRVPSELLWRPDIILYNNADGDFAVTRLTKAQLFHTGRIRWVPPAIYKSSCHIDVTFFPFDQQNCTMKFGSWTFDKAKIDLISMHRHVDQQDYWESGEWAIVSAVGNYNIKKYECCAEVYSDITYSFIIRRLPLFYTINLIVPCLLISFLTVLVFYLPSDCGEKITLCISVLLSLTVFLLLITEIIPSTSLVIPLIGEYLLFTMIFVTLSIIITVFVLNVHHRSPRTHTMPGWVRRSFLRLIPRLLFMERPPLASRSCRELLRLSHAAEGHSAEAGRRHLDWESDRPSLASAQAAQLQCGVLCKVPAVQCAVLMGDLAKVGRAPRQVSEQPDGTPVGFHHPSGPESNPLTSTGRQYSDLLEDCPQANGLSRSIANPPSYEGEDHAQTTSPPSRCKPAYKERGRGSGGRRRAGGGSPRSVMLEPAIERAVEGVHYIADHLRAEDADSSIKEDWKYVAMVIDRIFLWIFIIICLLGILGLFLPPWKAGML